A genomic segment from Bosea sp. OAE506 encodes:
- the dnaN gene encoding DNA polymerase III subunit beta, translating to MKVTVERSTLLKSLGHVHRVVERRNTIPILSNLLLSGTEAGLKLKATDLDIEVVETVAADVPEPGATTVPAHTLYDIVRKLPDGAQVSLETTGETGLVLRSGRSRFQLQTLPESDFPDITAGEMAHGFKLPAGELKRLIDKTQFAISTEETRYYLNGIYLHTIDVDGRPMLRAVATDGHRLARVDTAAPQGSVGMPGVIVPRKAVAEIQKLLEDGESEVTIELSATKIRVATAAVVLTSKLIDGTFPDYQRVIPSGNDKRLTVDKGDFAASVDRVSTISSERGRAVKLSMADGRMTLSVTNPDSGSATEEIEVDYDASPLDIGFNARYLMDIAAQLDGDTALLKLADPGSPTVIQDREGASALYVLMPMRV from the coding sequence ATGAAGGTCACTGTCGAACGCTCCACCCTGCTCAAGTCGCTGGGCCATGTGCACCGCGTCGTGGAGCGCCGCAACACGATCCCGATCCTCTCGAACCTGCTGCTCAGCGGCACCGAGGCGGGGCTGAAGCTCAAGGCGACCGATCTCGACATCGAGGTGGTGGAGACGGTCGCGGCCGATGTGCCCGAGCCTGGCGCGACCACGGTTCCGGCCCACACCCTCTACGACATCGTCCGCAAGCTGCCCGACGGCGCCCAGGTCTCGCTCGAGACCACCGGCGAGACCGGGCTGGTGCTGCGCTCGGGCCGTTCGCGCTTCCAGCTCCAGACCCTGCCCGAGAGCGATTTCCCCGACATCACCGCCGGCGAGATGGCTCATGGCTTCAAGCTGCCGGCCGGCGAACTCAAGCGCCTGATCGACAAGACCCAGTTCGCGATCTCCACCGAGGAGACGCGCTATTATCTCAACGGCATCTATCTCCACACCATCGACGTCGATGGCCGCCCGATGCTGCGCGCGGTCGCGACCGACGGTCACCGCCTCGCCCGTGTCGACACCGCCGCGCCGCAGGGCTCGGTCGGCATGCCGGGCGTGATCGTGCCGCGCAAGGCCGTCGCCGAGATCCAGAAGCTGCTGGAGGATGGCGAGAGCGAGGTCACGATCGAGCTCTCCGCCACCAAGATCCGCGTCGCCACCGCCGCCGTGGTGCTGACCTCGAAGCTGATCGACGGCACCTTCCCGGACTATCAGCGCGTCATCCCGAGCGGCAACGACAAGCGCCTGACCGTCGACAAGGGCGATTTCGCGGCTTCCGTCGATCGTGTCTCGACGATCTCGTCGGAGCGCGGCCGGGCCGTGAAGCTTTCCATGGCCGATGGCCGGATGACGCTCTCCGTCACCAACCCCGATTCCGGCTCGGCGACCGAGGAGATCGAGGTCGACTACGATGCGAGCCCGCTCGATATCGGCTTCAACGCGCGCTATCTGATGGATATCGCGGCCCAGCTTGACGGCGACACCGCCCTGCTCAAGCTTGCCGATCCCGGCTCGCCGACGGTCATCCAGGATCGCGAGGGGGCTTCCGCGCTCTATGTGCTGATGCCGATGCGCGTCTAG
- the dnaA gene encoding chromosomal replication initiator protein DnaA, translating into MTEEMGQTMFERRRMDETVEVVSALSVVVPAEQARSVERETVTVLANASEAWDRVRRRLRAELGEDVFSSWFARVELGNIVDGVAYLTVPTRFLKSWLEAHYAERLRVNCMAELQGLNGIMLSVRPVSRDLTQPPAEIVPLRGRQPAAAPAAEPKPAPAGSAPIEAAERDLVDACGTVLDRRMNFQAFIVGKSNQLAFAAAERIAAAPAGSSPYNPLYIHAGVGLGKTHLLQAIAQEARSQGKRVAYFTADRFMYGFVAALKSQTALAFKEKLRGIDLLVVDDVQFIQGKSIQQEFGHTINALIDAGKQIVVAGDRMANDLEALDERIRSRLGGGLVVEVGDLDEALRAKILGNRLDALQAAHPNFQVHPDVVAYVARVVATNGRDLDGAANRLLAHATLSGQPVSLETAEAAIRDLVRTREPRRVKIEDIQKLVATRYNVSRADILSERRTAAVVKPRQIAMYLAKALTPRSLPEIGRRFGGRDHTTVLHAVRKIEKAIAEDRTLHDEVDLLKRMLQE; encoded by the coding sequence ATGACTGAAGAAATGGGGCAGACGATGTTCGAGCGGCGGCGGATGGACGAAACGGTGGAGGTTGTGTCGGCGTTGAGCGTGGTGGTTCCGGCCGAGCAGGCCCGCTCCGTGGAGCGGGAGACGGTGACCGTGCTGGCGAATGCGTCTGAGGCCTGGGACCGGGTGCGGCGGCGTCTGCGGGCGGAACTCGGCGAGGACGTGTTCTCGAGCTGGTTCGCACGCGTCGAGCTCGGCAACATCGTCGACGGCGTCGCCTATCTCACCGTCCCGACGCGGTTCCTGAAGAGCTGGCTCGAGGCGCATTACGCCGAGCGGCTGCGGGTCAACTGCATGGCCGAGCTCCAGGGCTTGAACGGCATCATGCTGTCGGTGCGCCCGGTCTCCCGCGACCTGACGCAGCCGCCGGCCGAGATCGTGCCGCTGCGTGGCCGCCAGCCGGCTGCGGCCCCCGCCGCCGAGCCCAAGCCCGCTCCCGCCGGCTCCGCCCCGATCGAGGCCGCCGAGCGCGATCTCGTCGATGCCTGCGGCACGGTGCTCGACCGGCGCATGAACTTCCAGGCCTTCATCGTCGGCAAGTCGAACCAGCTCGCCTTCGCGGCGGCGGAGCGGATCGCCGCGGCGCCGGCCGGCAGCAGCCCCTACAATCCGCTCTACATCCATGCCGGTGTCGGGCTCGGCAAGACGCATCTGCTCCAGGCGATCGCCCAGGAGGCTCGCAGCCAGGGCAAGCGCGTCGCCTATTTCACCGCCGACCGCTTCATGTACGGCTTCGTCGCGGCGCTGAAGTCCCAGACGGCACTCGCCTTCAAGGAGAAGCTGCGCGGCATCGACCTGCTCGTAGTCGACGACGTCCAGTTCATCCAGGGCAAGTCGATCCAGCAGGAGTTCGGCCACACGATCAATGCGCTGATCGACGCCGGCAAGCAGATCGTCGTCGCCGGCGACCGGATGGCGAATGATTTGGAGGCGCTGGACGAGCGCATCCGCTCGCGGCTCGGCGGCGGGCTCGTCGTCGAGGTCGGCGATCTCGACGAGGCGCTGCGCGCCAAGATCCTCGGGAACCGGCTGGACGCGCTGCAGGCGGCCCATCCCAACTTCCAGGTCCATCCGGACGTGGTCGCCTATGTCGCCCGCGTCGTCGCCACCAATGGCCGCGATCTCGATGGCGCCGCCAACCGGCTGCTCGCCCATGCGACGCTGTCGGGCCAGCCCGTCTCGCTGGAGACGGCGGAGGCCGCTATCCGCGATCTGGTGCGCACCCGCGAGCCGCGCCGCGTCAAGATCGAGGACATCCAGAAGCTCGTCGCGACCCGCTACAATGTCAGCCGCGCCGACATCCTCTCGGAGCGGCGCACGGCGGCCGTGGTCAAGCCGCGCCAGATCGCGATGTATCTGGCCAAGGCGCTGACCCCGCGCTCGCTGCCGGAGATCGGCCGGCGCTTCGGCGGGCGCGACCACACCACGGTGCTGCATGCGGTGCGCAAGATCGAGAAGGCCATCGCCGAGGACCGCACGCTCCATGACGAGGTCGATCTCCTGAAGCGCATGCTGCAGGAGTGA
- the rpsT gene encoding 30S ribosomal protein S20, producing the protein MANTTSAKKATRKIERRTEVNKARRSRMRTFLRKVEEAIASGDKSAAAEALKAAQPEIMRAAQKGIVHKNTASRKVSRLAHRIGAIAS; encoded by the coding sequence ATGGCCAATACGACGTCGGCCAAAAAGGCGACGCGCAAGATCGAGCGCCGCACCGAGGTCAACAAGGCGCGCCGCTCGCGGATGCGCACCTTCCTGCGCAAGGTCGAGGAGGCGATCGCCTCCGGCGACAAGAGCGCCGCTGCCGAGGCTCTGAAGGCCGCCCAGCCGGAGATCATGCGGGCCGCCCAGAAGGGCATCGTCCACAAGAACACCGCCTCGCGGAAGGTCTCGCGCCTGGCTCACCGGATCGGCGCCATCGCCTCCTGA
- a CDS encoding threo-3-hydroxy-L-aspartate ammonia-lyase, giving the protein MTLMIKSPDGLVLPGYADVETAAARLKGVAHHTPALTSRTANERTGANIVFKPENLQRMGAFKFRGGYNAIAALSPEQKKAGVVTFSSGNHAQAIAYAGRLLGVPTTIIMPLDAPAAKVAATRGYGAEVVTYDRYTQDRLAIGRELAQARGLSLIPPYDHPDVIAGQGTAAKELIEDAGPLDMLLVCLGGGGLLAGCALAAKALNPTCRIFGVEPEAGNDGQQSLRSGKIVRIDVPKTIADGAQTPFLGDYTFPIIQALVEDIVTVSDAALVDAMRFFAERMKLVVEPTGCLAAAAAFTGAVPVAGQRVGVIISGGNVDLGSYARFLAAGA; this is encoded by the coding sequence ATGACCCTGATGATCAAGAGCCCGGACGGCCTCGTCCTGCCGGGATACGCCGATGTCGAGACGGCCGCCGCGCGGCTCAAGGGCGTCGCCCATCACACGCCGGCCCTGACCTCGCGCACCGCCAATGAGCGCACCGGCGCCAATATCGTCTTCAAGCCCGAGAACCTGCAGCGCATGGGCGCCTTCAAGTTCCGTGGCGGCTACAACGCCATCGCGGCGCTCTCGCCGGAGCAGAAGAAGGCCGGCGTCGTGACCTTCTCCTCCGGCAACCATGCCCAGGCGATCGCCTATGCCGGCCGCCTGCTCGGCGTGCCCACGACGATCATCATGCCGCTCGATGCGCCCGCGGCGAAGGTCGCCGCCACCCGCGGCTATGGCGCCGAGGTGGTGACCTATGACCGCTACACCCAGGATCGCCTCGCCATCGGCCGCGAGCTGGCGCAGGCGCGCGGCCTCTCGCTGATCCCGCCCTACGACCATCCCGACGTCATCGCCGGGCAGGGCACGGCGGCCAAGGAGCTGATCGAGGATGCGGGCCCCCTCGACATGCTGCTGGTCTGCCTGGGCGGCGGCGGCCTGCTCGCCGGCTGCGCGCTCGCGGCCAAGGCGTTGAACCCGACTTGCCGCATCTTTGGCGTCGAGCCGGAGGCCGGCAATGACGGCCAGCAATCGCTGCGCTCGGGCAAGATCGTCCGCATCGACGTGCCCAAGACGATCGCCGACGGCGCCCAGACCCCGTTCCTGGGCGATTACACCTTCCCGATCATCCAGGCGCTGGTCGAGGACATCGTCACCGTCAGCGACGCGGCGCTGGTCGATGCGATGCGCTTCTTCGCCGAGCGGATGAAACTCGTCGTCGAGCCCACCGGCTGTCTCGCCGCCGCGGCGGCTTTTACCGGTGCCGTGCCGGTCGCGGGCCAGCGCGTCGGCGTCATCATCAGCGGCGGCAATGTCGATCTGGGCAGCTATGCGCGCTTCCTGGCAGCGGGCGCCTGA
- a CDS encoding enoyl-CoA hydratase, with the protein MAYETILVETKGKVGLVTLNRPQALNALNGQLIAEINTALDGFERDPGIGCIVLTGSEKAFAAGADIKEMQDRTYPETYLDDKFADWDRIGQRRKPIIAAVAGFALGGGCELAMMCDFIIAADNAKFGQPEINLGVIPGAGGTQRLTRAVGKAKAMDLCLTGRMMDAAEAERAGLVARIVPLADLMTEVMKAADAIAAKSLPSALMVKETVNRAFEVTLAEGVRFERRLFSSLFATHDQKEGMAAFAEKRKPAFKNS; encoded by the coding sequence ATGGCTTACGAGACCATTCTCGTCGAAACGAAGGGCAAGGTCGGGCTCGTCACGCTCAACCGCCCGCAGGCGCTGAATGCGCTGAACGGCCAGCTCATCGCCGAGATCAACACGGCGCTCGACGGCTTCGAGCGCGACCCCGGCATCGGCTGCATCGTCCTGACCGGCTCGGAGAAGGCCTTCGCCGCCGGCGCCGACATCAAGGAGATGCAGGACCGGACCTACCCTGAGACCTATCTCGACGACAAATTCGCCGATTGGGACCGCATCGGCCAGCGCCGCAAGCCCATCATCGCCGCGGTCGCGGGCTTCGCGCTGGGCGGCGGCTGCGAACTTGCCATGATGTGCGATTTCATCATTGCCGCCGACAACGCCAAATTCGGACAGCCCGAGATCAATCTCGGCGTGATCCCCGGCGCCGGCGGAACCCAGCGGCTGACGCGCGCGGTCGGCAAGGCCAAGGCGATGGATCTCTGCCTCACCGGCCGGATGATGGATGCGGCCGAGGCCGAACGCGCCGGGCTGGTCGCCCGCATCGTGCCGCTCGCTGATCTGATGACCGAGGTCATGAAGGCCGCGGACGCGATCGCCGCCAAGTCGCTGCCCTCCGCGCTGATGGTCAAGGAGACGGTCAACCGCGCCTTCGAGGTGACGCTGGCGGAGGGCGTGCGCTTCGAGCGCCGGCTCTTCTCCTCGCTCTTCGCCACCCATGACCAAAAGGAAGGCATGGCCGCCTTCGCCGAGAAGCGCAAACCCGCCTTCAAGAACAGCTGA
- a CDS encoding lipocalin family protein → MRAPIIAFLAGLLLAGCASAGLQSSNAPQPAKPVAVERLYTGLWHEFARRPMAITDGCVAGATEYKRGEGGRIEVLDSCRMGTPSGELKTIGGPGEILDPGTNAKLRVTYTVFGVVPVVRDYWILDRAADYSWFISADPTFTDLYIFVRDPKMSPALRRQLVQRAAALGYDVSKLEYPELPRR, encoded by the coding sequence ATGCGCGCCCCGATCATCGCTTTCCTCGCCGGGCTCCTGCTCGCCGGCTGTGCCTCGGCCGGGCTCCAGAGCAGCAATGCGCCGCAGCCCGCCAAGCCGGTCGCGGTCGAGCGGCTGTATACCGGGCTCTGGCATGAATTCGCCCGGCGGCCGATGGCGATCACCGATGGCTGCGTCGCCGGTGCCACCGAATACAAGCGCGGTGAGGGCGGCCGGATCGAGGTCCTGGATTCCTGCCGGATGGGCACGCCCTCGGGCGAACTCAAGACGATCGGCGGACCGGGCGAGATCCTCGACCCCGGCACCAATGCGAAGCTGCGCGTGACCTACACGGTCTTCGGCGTCGTGCCGGTGGTGCGCGACTACTGGATCCTCGACCGCGCCGCCGACTACAGCTGGTTCATCTCGGCCGATCCGACCTTCACCGACCTCTACATCTTCGTGCGCGATCCGAAGATGAGCCCGGCGCTGCGGCGCCAGCTGGTCCAGCGCGCCGCCGCGCTCGGCTATGACGTGTCGAAGCTTGAATATCCCGAGCTGCCGCGGCGCTGA
- the mutM gene encoding bifunctional DNA-formamidopyrimidine glycosylase/DNA-(apurinic or apyrimidinic site) lyase, producing MPELPEVETVRRGLEPAMLGETLLRVEQNRPDLRFPLPDRFAARLTGRRVEALSRRAKYLIADLDDGQALIMHLGMSGRFVVEAPGTPPVEPGAYYNEIGRHLIHDHVVFHMGSGARITYNDVRRFGFMDLVPRAELATSKHFAGMGIEPLGNELSGETLARLFAGKFAPLKAALLDQRLVAGLGNIYVCEALFRAGLHPEAEAGSIATPTGRPRPAAHALAQIIREVLEEAVAAGGSTLRDFAHADGSLGYFQHRFKVYDREGEPCTAPGCGSLVSRLVQSGRSTFYCETCQPRTPRR from the coding sequence ATGCCCGAGCTTCCCGAGGTCGAGACCGTCCGGCGCGGGCTGGAGCCGGCCATGCTGGGCGAGACGCTGCTGCGGGTCGAGCAGAACCGGCCGGATCTACGCTTTCCGCTGCCCGACCGCTTTGCCGCCCGCCTCACCGGCCGGCGCGTCGAGGCGTTGTCGCGCCGTGCGAAATATCTGATCGCCGATCTCGACGACGGCCAGGCGCTGATCATGCATCTGGGCATGAGCGGACGCTTCGTCGTCGAGGCGCCGGGCACGCCACCGGTCGAACCGGGCGCCTATTACAACGAGATCGGCCGGCATCTCATCCACGACCATGTCGTCTTCCACATGGGGTCCGGCGCGCGCATCACCTATAACGATGTCCGCCGCTTTGGCTTCATGGACCTCGTGCCGCGCGCCGAGCTCGCCACCTCCAAGCATTTCGCCGGCATGGGCATCGAGCCGCTCGGCAACGAACTCTCCGGCGAGACGCTGGCGCGGCTTTTCGCGGGCAAATTCGCGCCGCTGAAGGCCGCGCTGCTTGACCAGCGCCTCGTCGCCGGTTTGGGCAATATCTATGTCTGCGAGGCGCTGTTTCGCGCCGGCCTCCATCCCGAGGCCGAGGCCGGCTCAATCGCCACGCCCACCGGCCGGCCGCGCCCCGCGGCGCACGCGCTGGCGCAGATCATCCGCGAGGTCCTGGAGGAGGCGGTGGCGGCCGGCGGCTCGACCTTGCGCGACTTCGCCCATGCCGATGGCTCGCTCGGCTATTTCCAGCACCGCTTCAAGGTTTATGACCGCGAAGGCGAGCCCTGCACGGCGCCGGGCTGCGGCAGCCTCGTCAGCCGTCTTGTCCAGTCCGGCCGTTCGACCTTCTATTGCGAGACCTGCCAGCCTCGCACCCCGCGACGCTGA
- the ubiB gene encoding 2-polyprenylphenol 6-hydroxylase: MISSLFHLARTARVGFVLAREGALALVDPSVLPPLARGLIRLGRLIERREAGTSATRLAAALTRLGPSYVKFGQFLATRPDVVGMKIASDLSALQDRMPPFPMAQARAIIEAAHGRPVEQVFASFGEPVAAASIAQVHRARLNDGREVAVKVLRPGIRDRFQRDLGAMRFGAELAERRSAEARRLRFTGVVETLARSVTMEMDLRLEAAALSEFAENTKDDADFRVPEPDWQLTAREMLVDEWIDGIRLSDVEALKAAGHDLPALGRIVIQSFLKHAIRDGFFHADMHPGNLFVDAQGRLVAVDGGIMGRLGLKERRFLAEILLGFITRDYRRVAEVHFEAGYVPVHHDVADFAQAIRAVGEPIHDKSADQISMAKVLTLLFEITGMFDMATRTELVMLQKTMVVVEGVARTLDPHLDMWSTAEPVVRDWITQNLGPLGKLAEAGRGASSLLDSLSRLPETVTRAERVLGQLEDASRHGFSLDERSVAAIGRAEAQRNRWGNWALWVIAGLIAWAVLG; encoded by the coding sequence ATGATCTCCTCGCTCTTCCATCTCGCGCGTACCGCTCGCGTCGGCTTCGTGTTGGCGCGCGAGGGAGCGCTCGCCCTGGTCGATCCCTCCGTGCTGCCGCCGCTGGCGCGCGGGCTGATCCGGCTCGGGCGGCTGATCGAGCGACGCGAGGCCGGCACTTCGGCGACAAGGCTGGCCGCGGCCCTGACCCGACTCGGCCCCTCCTATGTCAAGTTCGGGCAGTTCCTGGCGACACGGCCCGACGTGGTCGGCATGAAGATCGCCTCCGACCTCTCGGCCCTGCAGGACCGGATGCCACCCTTCCCGATGGCGCAGGCGCGCGCCATCATCGAGGCCGCCCATGGCCGGCCGGTCGAGCAGGTCTTCGCCTCCTTCGGCGAGCCGGTGGCCGCCGCCTCAATTGCTCAGGTCCACCGCGCCCGGCTGAACGACGGCCGCGAGGTCGCGGTGAAGGTGCTGCGGCCGGGCATCCGCGACCGGTTCCAGCGCGATCTCGGCGCGATGCGCTTCGGCGCAGAGCTCGCCGAGCGGCGCTCGGCCGAGGCGCGCCGCCTGCGTTTCACCGGCGTGGTCGAGACGCTGGCGCGCTCGGTGACAATGGAGATGGATCTGCGGCTCGAGGCCGCGGCACTCTCCGAATTCGCAGAGAACACCAAGGACGACGCCGATTTCAGGGTGCCGGAGCCCGACTGGCAGCTCACCGCCCGCGAAATGCTGGTCGACGAGTGGATCGACGGGATCCGCCTCTCGGATGTCGAAGCGCTGAAGGCCGCCGGCCATGACCTGCCGGCGCTGGGGCGGATCGTGATCCAGTCCTTCCTGAAGCATGCGATCCGCGACGGCTTCTTCCATGCCGACATGCATCCCGGGAACCTGTTCGTCGATGCGCAGGGCCGGCTGGTTGCGGTCGATGGCGGCATCATGGGGCGCCTCGGCCTGAAGGAGCGGCGCTTCCTCGCCGAGATCCTCCTCGGCTTCATCACCCGCGATTACCGCCGCGTCGCCGAGGTGCATTTCGAGGCCGGCTATGTGCCGGTTCATCACGACGTCGCCGATTTCGCCCAGGCGATCCGCGCCGTCGGCGAGCCGATCCACGACAAGAGCGCCGATCAGATCTCGATGGCGAAGGTGCTGACGCTGCTCTTCGAGATCACCGGCATGTTCGACATGGCGACGCGCACCGAGCTCGTCATGCTGCAGAAGACCATGGTGGTGGTCGAGGGCGTGGCGCGCACGCTCGATCCGCATCTGGACATGTGGAGCACGGCCGAACCGGTGGTGCGCGACTGGATCACGCAGAATCTCGGCCCCCTCGGCAAGCTGGCCGAGGCCGGGCGCGGCGCCAGCTCACTGCTCGACAGCCTGTCGCGCCTGCCGGAGACGGTGACCCGGGCCGAGCGCGTGCTCGGCCAGCTCGAGGACGCCTCGCGCCATGGCTTCTCGCTCGACGAGCGCAGCGTGGCTGCGATCGGCCGGGCCGAAGCCCAGCGCAACCGGTGGGGCAACTGGGCGCTGTGGGTGATCGCCGGCCTGATTGCCTGGGCGGTGCTGGGGTAG
- a CDS encoding VOC family protein has product MKIAPYLMFEGHCREAFTVYETVLGGRIVAMMDHRGTPAEAHVAPEWLDKIMHACLELDGQMLMASDAPPGRSDGPMRSVSVSVNVPEVAEAERIFAALSEGATIQMPMEETFWAPRFGMLRDRFGTNWMIAAEMPADRANCG; this is encoded by the coding sequence ATGAAGATCGCCCCCTATCTGATGTTTGAAGGCCATTGCCGCGAGGCCTTCACCGTCTATGAGACCGTCTTGGGCGGCAGGATCGTCGCGATGATGGACCATCGCGGCACGCCGGCAGAGGCGCATGTCGCGCCCGAATGGCTGGACAAGATCATGCATGCCTGTCTGGAGCTCGACGGCCAGATGCTGATGGCCTCCGACGCCCCGCCCGGGCGCAGCGACGGGCCGATGCGCAGCGTCTCGGTGTCGGTCAACGTCCCCGAGGTCGCCGAGGCCGAGCGCATCTTCGCGGCCCTCTCCGAGGGTGCGACCATCCAGATGCCGATGGAGGAGACCTTCTGGGCGCCCCGCTTCGGCATGCTGCGCGACCGCTTCGGAACGAACTGGATGATCGCCGCCGAGATGCCGGCGGACAGGGCCAATTGCGGCTGA
- a CDS encoding DUF1579 domain-containing protein has translation MFAKPQKEHDWLQQLVGEWTSEMDCAMGPDQPRSKSKGRETVRSLGGLWTLCEGEGEMPDGSTGKTLLTLGFDPVKGRFVGSWIGSMMTHLWIYDGALDESGKVLTLESSGPNVMGDGAIIPYRDVITIVAPDHRMLTSYTPDGSGGWAEFMTAHYRRAA, from the coding sequence ATGTTCGCAAAACCGCAGAAGGAGCACGACTGGCTGCAACAACTCGTCGGCGAATGGACCTCGGAGATGGACTGCGCCATGGGCCCCGACCAGCCGCGATCGAAATCGAAAGGCCGGGAAACCGTGCGTTCGCTCGGCGGGCTCTGGACGCTCTGCGAAGGCGAGGGCGAGATGCCCGACGGCAGCACGGGCAAGACCCTGCTGACGCTCGGCTTCGACCCCGTGAAAGGCCGATTCGTCGGCAGCTGGATCGGCTCGATGATGACCCATCTGTGGATTTATGACGGGGCTCTCGACGAGAGCGGTAAGGTCCTGACGCTCGAAAGTTCAGGTCCGAACGTAATGGGCGACGGCGCCATCATTCCCTATCGCGACGTGATCACCATCGTCGCGCCCGATCACCGCATGCTGACCTCCTACACGCCCGACGGGAGCGGCGGCTGGGCCGAGTTCATGACCGCCCATTACCGCCGCGCAGCGTGA
- a CDS encoding AMP nucleosidase: protein MTFETAANPAAAIDRLERLYGEARAALRGDLQRFFETGQAPTPDERAAYRYPLLRVTYEPSKLPTATRRGYAKFAAPGVYSTTITQPAEFRAYLLDQLVPLVQEYGATIETGSSDQEIPYPYALDGGNELGRGKVTAAELARHFPTPLLSLVGDEIADGTFDIVEGQPRPLSLFDAVRVDYSLRRLVHYTGTDWRAVQPWVLLTNYHRYVDQFVRLGLAEIEAGTALALVTPGGVRIERDGVDVSAAERVMSAPWHRFQMPAYHLLRENGQGVTLVNIGVGPSNAKNITDHLAVLRPHCWLMVGHCGGLRQTQIIGDYVLAHAYLRQDGILDELVPPDVPVPALAEVQVALQEAAAEVTGEKGDHLKNRLRTGTVVTQDDRNWELRWTKERRRINLSRAIAVDMESGTIAAQGYRLRVPYGTLLCVSDKPLHGEIKLPGAANAFYERAVSEHLRIGLAALEKLKKAGSTIHSRKLRSFDEPPFR, encoded by the coding sequence ATGACGTTCGAGACAGCCGCAAATCCCGCCGCCGCCATCGACCGGCTCGAACGGCTCTATGGCGAGGCGCGGGCCGCGCTGCGCGGCGATCTGCAGCGCTTCTTCGAGACGGGACAGGCGCCGACGCCCGACGAGCGCGCGGCCTATCGCTACCCGCTGCTGCGCGTGACCTATGAGCCGTCGAAACTGCCGACGGCGACCCGGCGCGGCTATGCAAAGTTCGCGGCTCCCGGCGTCTATTCGACCACGATCACGCAGCCGGCCGAGTTCCGCGCCTATCTGCTCGATCAGCTGGTGCCGCTGGTCCAGGAATACGGCGCGACGATCGAGACCGGCAGCAGCGACCAGGAGATACCCTACCCCTATGCGCTCGACGGCGGGAACGAGCTTGGTCGGGGCAAGGTTACGGCGGCCGAGCTGGCAAGGCATTTCCCGACGCCGCTGCTCTCGCTCGTCGGCGACGAGATCGCTGACGGCACCTTCGACATCGTCGAGGGACAGCCGCGTCCGCTCTCGCTGTTCGACGCGGTGCGGGTGGATTATTCGCTGCGCCGGCTGGTGCATTACACCGGCACGGACTGGCGGGCGGTGCAGCCCTGGGTGCTGCTGACCAACTACCACCGCTATGTCGACCAGTTTGTGCGGCTGGGGCTCGCCGAGATCGAGGCCGGCACGGCGCTGGCGCTGGTGACGCCGGGCGGGGTGCGGATCGAGCGCGACGGCGTCGATGTCAGCGCCGCAGAGCGGGTGATGTCGGCGCCCTGGCACCGGTTCCAGATGCCGGCCTATCACCTGCTGCGCGAGAACGGGCAGGGCGTGACGCTGGTCAATATCGGCGTCGGCCCCTCCAACGCCAAGAACATCACCGACCATCTGGCTGTGCTGCGCCCGCATTGCTGGCTGATGGTCGGCCATTGCGGCGGCCTGAGGCAGACGCAGATCATTGGCGACTATGTCCTCGCCCATGCCTATCTGCGCCAGGACGGCATCCTCGACGAGCTGGTGCCGCCGGACGTGCCCGTCCCGGCCCTGGCCGAGGTGCAGGTCGCCCTGCAGGAGGCCGCCGCCGAGGTGACGGGCGAGAAGGGCGACCATCTCAAGAACCGCCTGCGCACCGGAACGGTCGTGACGCAGGACGACCGCAACTGGGAGCTGCGCTGGACCAAGGAGCGGCGCCGGATCAACCTGTCGCGCGCCATCGCGGTCGACATGGAGTCCGGCACGATCGCGGCGCAGGGCTACCGCTTACGCGTGCCCTATGGAACGCTGCTCTGCGTCTCCGACAAGCCGCTGCATGGCGAGATCAAGCTGCCGGGCGCAGCCAACGCCTTCTATGAGCGCGCCGTCAGCGAGCATCTGCGGATCGGGCTCGCGGCGCTGGAGAAACTAAAGAAGGCCGGCTCGACGATCCATTCGCGCAAGCTGCGCAGCTTCGACGAGCCGCCTTTCCGATAG